Within Metabacillus sp. KUDC1714, the genomic segment TTAAGTAGCTTTTAATCCAACGATTGATGTTGTCATTGGCTGCACGAGTGTTGGAAGGGATCACTTGACTTGGTTTATATTTACCTGTAAGAATTCCTTGGGCTAAAGGTGAAAAGACAACTTGTCCAATCCCTTCTTTTTCAGAAACCGGTAAAACTTCTTTTTCGATATAGCGTACAAGCATGTTATAGATTGGTTGATTTGAAACGAGTGGTCGTAGATTTTTTTCTTTTGTTATATGTACAGCATCCGTAATCTGTGCTGCTGTCCATTCACTAACACCGTAATATAAGATTTTTCCTTGCTGAACTAAATCATCCAATGCACGTAATGTTTCTTCTGTTGGTGTTTCTTCATCAAATCGATGACATTGATAAAGATCAAGATAATCAACACCTAATCGTTTTAAGCTTGCATTGCATTGCTCCATGATGTGCTTTCGTGAAAGGCCTCGATCATTCGGACCATCTCCCATAGGAAAAAACACTTTTGTTGCAAGCACATAACTTTCTCTAGAATAAGATTTAAGGGCTTCACCAACCACTTTTTCAGCTTCGCCTCGATTGTATGCGTTTGCGGTATCAAAAAAATTAATACCAAGCTCATAAGCCTGATGAATACAATCAATAGCGTTTTGGTTCCCTATCGTTTCTCCATATGTTAGCCAGCTACCAAGTCCAATTTCACTAACTTTTAACCCACTATTACCTAAACGACGATATTTCATTTTGAAACACTCCTGTCATGAATTTTGTTTATTTTGCAAATATTGATCCTAGAGAAAAAAATGAATTACTAAAAAATGATTATATTTCTTGAGATAAGACTGAGAACAACAGATAATTACCGGTTGTAGAGTTTTTAACGATTAGTAGAGATCATTCCTTTTACAAGGCTTTAATTCTTTTTTACTTCGATTCCTGCTAATTCTTCATACAATTTTATTACTGCACTCATATCTTCGCCCCCATATCCTTTAGCTCTTGCCATTTGAAACATTTCTTTTACTAAGGATAAAACAGGGGTAGGTAGTTCAAGTTCTTTAGCAACATCAGCTGCTAATCCTAGATCTTTATAAATAAGATCAGTCATAAAATGAGGTGAGAAATCTCTATTTAATACTTTCGGGCCTTTATTATCCATCATCCCGCTTCTAGCACCACCGCCGCTGACGACTTTTATAAATAGCTCAGGATCAACCCCAGATTTTGCTGCCATTGTTATGGCTTCTGAAAAGGATAATAGATTAATAGCACCCATCGTATTATTAGCTAGTTTCGTATATGAACCTAATCCATTTTCCCCCATATAGTAAGCTTGTTTCCCCATCACATAAAATAGAGGCTCACATTTTTCATAAATTTCTTTCTTTCCACCAACCATAAAAGTTAAAATACCTTCAATTGCTTGAGGTTCACTACCAGTAACAGGTGCATCTAACATTTCAATGCCCTCGTTTAAAAGGTTCTCTGCTACTTTTTTACTTGTATTTGGCGATATTGTACTGCTATCGACAACAATTAAGTCGGCATGTGCTCCTTTAATAATGCCTTTTTCACCTAAAATAACTTCTTCAACTGCCTGATCCGCAGTTAGCATAGTGAAAACAATTTCGCTTTTTTTAGCAACTTCTTCAGGTGAAGATGCAATAATTGCTCCTTGTTTTTCAAGGGAGTCGGCTTTATTTCTCGTGCGATTATACGCAATAACTTCATAATCGTTGTTTAATAAATGTCCTGCCATTGGAAGGCCCATTGTACCTAATCCGATAAAGCCAATTTTTTTCATTTCATTATCCTCCTTACTTTATTTTGTGTTAACTGATTCTACTTGCCAAACACCAAGACCAAGCTTTGGCATATGCACTCCATTATTTAACACTGTGAGATCTGTGTCTGTTGGATACTCATTATAAATTCCTCAGAGATTTAGTTTTTTAAGCGCTTTCTTTCTTTTCCAAGCGTAATCTTAAGTCGCTGACTCTCTTAACCATCGACCTGAGATTTTCTAGGTTTCAAAGTACCACGGTTATGATTTTAAAGCTAAACCGGTTAAACTTTTCATACTGAAAAACCAAATCTTTAGATAGTAGGATTATTAGTGATCCTATCAACTAAAGATTAAGGAAAAAACTTTTTATAAAAATATTTATAGAATATTTTCTTTTATTTTACATAGAACAATTAAACATTTAAAGTAGTAAAATGTTTTTAACTACATATAAGAAAAGTAACCTACTTTACTTTAGGTAACTATATAAATTCCCTATAAAAGCTCTGACATTTACAACACCAAGCTGTTGTTTTTTTAACTTATTTGTTATTAAAGTTGAAAACTCTAGGAACAGATTTGGACGATGTCCAATAACTAAGTTGATTGATGAGCATTATTATTATTAATAATTATTCATTTGTAAATCTATCATTTTGTATAGTAAGTAAAGTTATTGTAAGTATCTTTAAAAAACTTCAGTACTTTAAATATTTTACCGATTTTACTATAATAAATTTAGAACAATTCATACTATCTATCACCACGCATGAACTTTTATTAAATTAACTTAAGCAAGGATACGGAAGAATGATCAATATAAGCTTGCAAGCTAGTATGTTGGAATTAAAGATCATGCTGTTTATTGCGCTACAAAAGGCGGAGTAAACCAGTTAACACGTGTGCTAGCGTTAGAAGGGTCTTCTCAAAGTATCAATGTAAACGCTGTAGCTCCAACGTTTACTTAAACACCAGGAACTGCTGAACGACTCAACGAATCATGATGTAAAGAGTATGAAAGGTAAGGACTCCCCTATCTCGGTATGTATCCGACGCTAATCAAAGTACTCTATTACAAAAATAAGGAGAATATAATCATGAGAACAATAAAACTTGGAAACAGCACATTAGAAGTGCCGGTCATTTCAGTCGGCTGCATGCGTATTAATTCACTAGAAAAAAACAAGGCTGAGCACTTTGTCCAAACAGCGCTGGATTTAGGTGCAAATTTCTTCGACCATGCTGATATATACGGTGCCGGAGAGTGTGAAGAGATTTTCACTGATGCGATCCACATGAACGATAATATCCGTGAAAAAATCTTCCTGCAATCAAAGTGTGGTATACGACAAGGAATGTTCGATTTTTCAAAAGAACATATTTTAGAATCTGTAGACGGAATTCTTAAACGATTGAATACAGATTACCTAGATGTTCTTCTTCTACACCGTCCAGATACATTAGTAGAGCCTGAAGAAGTAGCAGAGGCTTTTGATACTCTTGAGAGTTCAGGTAAAGTGCGGCATTTCGGTGTTTCCAACCAAAATCCAACACAAATTGAACTCCTTAAAAAATCAGTCAAACAAACAATTGTGGCAAACCAGCTCCAATTAAGTATTACGAATGCAAACATGATTTCAAATGGTTTTAATGTGAACATGGAGAATGATTCTGCTATTAATAGAGATGGTAGCATACTAGATTACTGCAGACTAAACGATATCACGATTCAGCCCTGGTCTCCTTTTCAATATGGATTCTTTGAAGGAGTATTCCTTGGAAATGACAAGTTTCCGGAATTGAATCAAAAGATTAATGAAGTCGCTGACAAATATGAAGTTAGCAACACTACGATTGCGATCGCGTGGCTATTGCGCCATCCCGCGAATATGCAACCAGTTATCGGTACGATGAACGAGAGCAGATTAAAAGACTGCTGTAGGGCAAGCGAAGTTCATCTTTCGCGCGAAGAATGGTATGGAATCTATCGTGCGGCAGGCAATGTTCTGCCATAAGCACGATCATACTTTATATCAGATCTTTTATTAAGAAGCCCCAACACGGCAACATAATTATAGGGGGACAAGGGGACAGGTTAACTGTACCACCATTTATTGTAAAAAGATGAATTTAACCAGCCAAAATGTATTTTTCAATAAACGAATAGAATTAACTCGGATTAAAATATTCCCCACTTATCGAAGTGGGGAATTACTTTCGGCTAATAAAAATTTATCGCTGAAGTGAAATTTAAATTATTCGGGGAAACCATTGAAGTAAAAGAAAGTGACAAAGAGGTAGGAGATCAATTTAATTTTTAGATACGTTTTCTGCTTGAGAGCCACGTTGTCTCCTTTTACAACATCAAATTGTACGTGTTGCCCTTCATCCAAGGATTTAAACCATCACCAGTAGTTTTACTATTGTTATGTAAATAAAATTAAAAATGGTTTCCAGGTCTGGAAACCATTTTTGTAGTTGACCATATGATGTTACCAATTCGTTTATCCTTTTACGTAAGAAGATAAACAATTACTATTCACTGTCACAGTAGATGTAAAAATTTCTTAAAGATGGTGTGAGATTGATTGTTTTTTCTTCTAGAAATAATGACTTAGATAATATATTGTATACCTAAAACAATGAAAGCCCTACCTCTCTTTCATCCTTACGGCTCCTTGTCCGTGCCAGTGTGAATCAGGATTGCAAAAATCAAGTGACTATTTTATCGAGTTATTTGATGAAACTTCAAATGTTCGTAAAAAAAATTTAAATAATAAAAATGGATTAGATTGTAGAAATAACAAAAGAGGTTAATGCTCTCTATGGGTGAGTTGAAGAAGTTGAATGTCTTTGAAAAGATTTACTTTTAATAATAATCATATTCCCAAAAAATTCAGGATATTTTCGGGAGATGTCATACATTATCTACAATTAACCTTAACAGAAACTTTTTATTTGATTTTCAGTGATCCCTTTAATTAATCCCAGTTCACTAATCAAAAATTCATGTGCGTTATCCAACATTTTTTTTTCGCTTGTATTAAGTGCTTTTTCTTTCTTCATACGCATTAAATCACGTACAACTTCAGCACCTTCTTTTATTTTCCCCGATTTTATTTTGTCCGAATTCACTTTATACCTTTGTTTCCACGGCAGTAATCTATCTGTTTCTCCATGCTGAAAAGTGTGTATGATGTGTTTTAATACAATTATGTCAGTGACTGGGCGTATACTTGAACTCAATATTTTAACCGTAGGAATCATGACTTGCATATTACTGATTAACATTTTTATGACATAATACTGTTGTTTTTCTCCTGAGATTTCCTTTTCTTCTATGGCTTTAATTATACCTGCTCCGTGCATTGGATAAACAATGTTATCGCCAATTTGAAACAAATAATCCACCTCCATATATGGTAACCTTCTTAAGTTTATCATATATGTCATTTTTTATCAAATTTTTAATAATATCATAATTTTATTTCCATCGTCAACTACTTTTTCTTTAAAAATCAAAAAAAGCAAAAACAATAGGAATCGTGTCGGATTGCCGATAAGTGGAAGGTTAATTTCCCCGCGTATATTCTGAAACCTCTACTAATTAATGTAGATCAGTTTTCCCTTGAAAACGACTAAATCGATCTCGTGTTTTTTCAATCTTGTGTGATACTCTAAAATTTCAATTCTTTTTTCAGTTCGAGGTGCAATAGGTCGTAAGTCTTTTAACCCCCAATAATTAACCACTACATCAAGCACTTGATCAAAATATTGCAGTGGCCCATATTTAGTACATAAATTAAACGATTTCATTAATGGAAAAAGGAATATTTACCTTAGAAAGAAGTTTCCTATCATACAAAAATTGCTCTTCCATACTTTTGTTTCTACAAATTTTTGTCTGTATACGTCCCTTTCTTTTGCTGAACGTGAACTATGGTACATAACACCATCACATTCAATCCCTAGAATATACCTGGCACACTAAAAAACGTTCCTTACTATGTGTGTAAGAAACGTTGATAAAATAATTTTTTATTCTTACTCAGAAACCGGTGGTCAAGGTCGTACCGACACTCCTCGAAGGAACATGTTTAGACTTGTTCATTAATCATTTGGAATTAAAAAATAATGATGAAAAAGTATGCATTCCTTTGGAAACAGTGAGAGTAGTACTATGAAACTTTTTATCACTCATAAGTATCGCTTTTCTCCCTACTATTTTTATGATTATTACTTTGTTGTGAAAAATTAAATAAAAAGATCTCTACATACTCGAAGAGATCTTAATAAATTAGGTTTATTGTTAATACCGGATTAGCCAATCGTATCCTAAGTATTCTGACATGTTAGTGAAAACGTGCAAATTACTAAGAACACTGACTGCACTTGAATTTTATTGAAATTCTCTTAGTTAGACACTCGCCATTTCTTTAATAAAATTTTGCATTCTTGCAAGTCTCGCCTGATACGCATCAAATAATCCATCTGCCGTTTCTTTAATTGTTCTTTGCGAGTTCGTGTAGATATTTACACTAGTCGCATAGTCCGTTTGCTTAATCCATTCTTCTGGCAAAGAAGAAACTCCAGTCAGAGAGCCTGAAATCCCTGAAGCTACTGCAGTAATACAATCAATATCTCTACCCAAATTAACACCAGATATCATAGCTTCTTTTAAATTCCCTTTTACCATTCTAAAGATACTAATACCTTTTGTTACAACTTCATTTGCTGAAGCAAATGCATATGGTGTTCCTTTTCCGCTATAAATATCATCAAAAGCTACGCGTAATTCTCTAAAATCTGTACAATTTGCTGTATGTTTAAGTCCTTTGTCGATTTCTTTTACAACAAGGTCTTGATCACAGTTATCATATATTGCTCCAATGACACTATCAACAGTAGCATTTGGTGTTGTTGCTGCCGCAATTGATAAAGCTGTTACCGTCGCCCATTTGAGGCCTCTGCTATTTGAAGTCTGGTAGAGTTGACCAACCTCTAATACATCCTCTTTAGCTCCTTTTACATCTCCAGCATTTATTAAGCCTATTGGATGACATGAACGAGCAAAGCTGTTTAAACCTGCATAATCACAATATTTCCCTAAATCTCTTGCAGGAATTCCACTCTTCGCCATAGCTAACAATGTTGCTTCGAAAGGTTCTGAGACCATTCCGATTGAGATTGGTTTTATATCTCTAATCCACATGTTTTTAACATCTTCCGCATTTACTCGGTCTTGTTTTTCAATGATAGCTGTGATCATTAATTTTTGTCTTTCAATGCCATCCTCAGTCGTACCCGGCTCTCTCTTCCACCCATTGTTATAATGTTCGTATGATAATGGTCGGTCGACAGTTCCGTAGGTTTCCTCTATTTTTTGATATGACCAGCCTTCAACAGCAGCTCCCATTGCTGAACCAATATGTGCACCTGCAATACATCCTAGAAATTTGTCTCTTAACGTTACATTTGAAGTCATTTAATATCCACCCTTCTTATTATCCTAATCTATTATGTTATTAACCTTTGACACCGCCAAAGGTGATGCCCTGTATGAACCTTTTTTGAACGATAAAATAAAGAAATATGATTGGTAAAGCAACTAATACTGAGGCTGCCATCAATGGGCCCCATGCCGTATCTTGAGCTGTTCTAAATTGTTGTAAACCTAGTTGTAATGTATATTTTGTTTCATCGTTCAAGTAAATAAGTGGACCTAAAAAGTCATTCCATGATGCCATGAATTGAAATAAAGCAATAGTTAAAACCGCCGGTTGGCATAGCGGCAACATGATACGTAAATATATACCAAATTCTGAACAGCCATCTATTCTTGCTGCATCTTCTAAATCCCTAGGTAATTGTTTAAAAAACTGCCTCATAAGAAAAATATAGAAAGGAACACCGAAGAATGCTGGAATTATCAGAGGCATAAATGTTCCAACAAGTCCAAGCTTTGACCATACAATAAATAAGGGAACCATCGTTACAGGGAAAGGAATCATCATAACTGCTAGTGTGATAAGAAATAAAGTGTCTCTCCCCTTCCACTTTAATCTTGCAAATGTATATCCAACTAATGGACAAGATATGATGACGCCAACAGTAGAAATCGTAGCGATGATCAGAGAATTCTTAAATTGTGTAAAAAATGCAATCTCAGTCACAGCATGCACATAGTTCTCCCAATTAACTGGGTTAGGTATCCAAACTGGAGGGTGAACGAAGAGTTGGTCTGCTGCTTTTAATGATGTGGATACCATCCAGATAAATGGGAGAGCAAAACCTACTGCCGCCAATAATAAAAGAATGGGGATAGCTATTCTTTTTACCAAGTTGGTCTTCACTTCATCACCTCAATCGTCACCTTGGTAAAATACCCATTTACCAGATGATTTTAGTAGGACCACCGTAATAAGCATTACAACTACAAACAAAATCCAAGCCATTGCAGACGCATAGCCCATCTTCATATACAAAAAGGCGTTATTATAAAGGTACATCGAATAAAATAGAAGGGATTCTGCCGGGTTCCCCGTCCCATAGGTAAGCGCATAAGGTAATGTGAATTCTTGCAGAGCATGAATAACTCCCATGATCATATTAAAGAATATAACTGGTGTTAATAACGGAATCGTAATATGGAATGTTTTTTGCAACCAATTAGCTCCATCAATGTCTGCTGCCTCATAATAATCTTTGGAAATATCCTGAAGTCCGGCTAAATAGATTAAGATAGAGTTTCCTAATACCCATAGCGTCATAATGACCAATGACGGTTTAGACCAAGTTGTATCCCCTAACCACCCAGGCCCTGTTATACCAATTTTTTCAAGAAATGCATTAACCAATCCGAATTGAGGATTTAATAACCATTGCCATAATATTGTAGTAGCTATTACAGGTAATAAGGACGGGAGAAAGAATACTGTCCTTAGAAAGCCCTGACCGAATACCGGCAAATTAAGTAGCATTGCAAGTGTTACCCCAAACATAATGGCTAACGGAACTTGCATCAATGCATAAGCTAGTGTATTCTTGAGCCCTTTCCAAAATAGATCGTCGTTAAAAAGTGTGATGTAATTTTCGAATCCAATCCACTGAGATGGACTAATGACATTGTAATTTGTAAGACTATAATACATAGAGCTAAATAGAGGGTATGCATAGAATGCTAATAAACCAATAATCCATGGAAGAGCAAATAAAATGCCTGCTCGCCGTATTCTAGTTTCCATACTAGTCGTTTTTTTACTGGCTTTCGCTTTAACATTAGTAACCTCTGTAAGATTAGACAATAACAACCCCTCCCTTCCTATTTAATAGGAGAAGAATAGTATATCCTTCTCCTTTATTCAGTTATTCTAATTGTGCTTTCTTATTTTCTATTTCTTTATTAATTTTTTCTGTTATTCCATCTAATATCTCTTGAGGAGTACCTTGCTTATTCATTACTAAATCAGGTGCCTTTGCCAACTCATCCCACATCATATTTCCTGCTAACACTACTGGTCTATATTTACCATTCGGTAATACCTCAAGGAAGATATCTTGACTTGGATCATCAGCATATAACTTTTCATTTACCTCTGGCATTGCTGCAAATTCACCAGTAATCTTTTTAAAACTTTGACCTTCTTCGGTAGCACACATCCATTTAACAAATTCCCAAGAAGCATCTAGATTTTTCACGCCTTTAGGAATTAGGAGCACCCTACCTCCTACAAACGTATTGAAGTCCTCTCCAGAAGGTGTAGGGATATAAGTAACGCCATAATCTAAATCTGGAGCATATTCTTCAATTTGGCTGAGCATCCAGTTTCCAGTGACCATCATGGATAATTGACCTGTAAAGAAAGGATTCGTAGCGTTAGTACCCGCAGAGCTAACAAAGCTCGTTACGTCTTTAATTCCAAACTTTTCAGCAAAGTCTGTTTCCCATTTAAGAGCATCGACAATTTTAGGATCGTTTGCCGTAACGATATTATCGTTATCAACAAACTCACCACCAAATGCCCAACCCCATGAATATAGCCATCCTTCACCAAACCAAGGGATAAAACCAAATCTAGTATATTTTCCATTTTCTTTCTTCGTTAACTTTTCAGCTGCAATCTCTAATTCTTCAATAGTAGTTGGTGGATTCTCAGGATCTAATCCAGCCTCCCTAAAATGTTCCTTATTATAAAATAAAGCTCTTGCCGTTCCATCATATGGAAGTGCTAATAACTCACCTTCATAAGATGCTTCCCCCCAGGCCCATTTATAAAAATTATCTTCTGTTATACCATCTTTCGCTGCTAACTCTCCAATTGGCTCAAGAGCTTCTTTATATTCAGCTATTCCATATCTACTTGCAAGCATTACATCTGGTGGGTTCCCACCTGCAACTGCAGTAACTAGTTTTGAACTAACAGAATCCCCTCCATCTGGAGCTACATAGACTGGTTTAACAACAATATCCGGATGAGTTTCGTTAAATTTTTGTACAGATTTTTCAATTGATTCTCCAGATGGTCCAGTTTCCCAGTTGTGCCAAAAAGTTATTTCAACTTTTTCTTTACTATTTGAATTGCCATTGTCTGTACTGTCTTTATCTCCATTTGATTGTTTGTTCGAACACGCAATAACACTAAATAAGAAAAGTACTGAAACTACCATCATTAGGAATAGACGACTAGACCTCTTCTTCATTACAATCCCCCCGGATGTTTTGGTTTAGTATCAAGCTATTAAAGAAGAAATTTCTAGCTAGGACTAAGTTTATTTTGTAATTCTCTAGCAATCTCTAATTCTAATTGATGCAACTTACCAACTCTCCTTCTAAAATGATCCTCTGTACTGAATTCTGCCTTAAAAAAAGCATTAATTAAATCCTTTGCTAACCAAGGACCTACAATTTTAGCTCCAATACACATGACATTTACATCATCATGTTCTACACTTTGATGGGCAGAATGAATATCATGGCATACTGCAGCCCTTATTCCTACAAACTTGTTTGCTGCAATGCTAGCGCCTACCCCTGTGCCACAAACCATTATCCCTCTCTCTGCCTCACCACTTTTAATTGATTGACAGACAGATCTTGTAATATCAGGAAAATCCACTTCTTCTATTGAATGACACCCATAGTCTATAACGGTTATTCCAAGTGATTTCAAATGATCAATAACTTCAGCTTTTAGCGGAAAACCTGCATGGTCGCATCCTAAAGCAACAATCATCTTCACGCCTCCTTTCAAGAGCTTACTTACTGATATATGTTTGTACAATTAAGAAAATTTGATTGAAAAGCTTTGCACTAAAAGAATTCCGCCCCCCTCTTTTCGCTAGATATTAATACCTACCAAGAATATATGTAAGCGTAACCATAGTTTATGCAACAATATTTTTTAATTATTAATACGAATTTAATTGAAATTAAAAACATATTTCTGAAGTATATGAAAAGGCTTCCATATTTTTCTTAAAAGGAGGGTATAACGATGGCTACTATGAAAGATGTAGCAAAACTATGCGGCATTTCAATTTCTACAGTATCTAGAGTGATTAATAATAGTGGTTATGTTAATAAGGAAACGGAGGAAAAAGTAAAAGCAGCCATAGAGAAGCTTAATTTTTCTCCTAATCAGGCTGCAAGGAGTCTTGTGAATGGTGACACCAAAACCATTGGACTTATAATACCTGATATATCTAACCCTTTCTTCCCTGCTATAGCTCGAGCTGTCGAAGATACATTACAAGAGGAAAAATATTCTATAATAGTTTGTAATTCTGATAACGATATTTTAAAACTAAGTAAACATTTTAAGACCTTAAAGCAAAAATCTGTCGATGGTATTATCATTGCAGGTGAAATAAAGAGGAACCATATCCAAGAATTTACTGAACAAAATCTTCCCCTCGTGATGATTGATGTAAATACTGATTCCTTACCCGTAAACTCGGTGAGAACCGATAATCGTTTTGGAGGAAATATTGCTACTAACCATTTAATTGAGCAAGGTTTCTCAAGGATTGCACATATTCGAGGACCTTTAGATAGTTCTACTGCTGAGGACAGATATAAAGGGTATTTAGATTCTCTAAAGGAATTTGGGATACTATACGATCCCACCTTAGTACAGATAGGTGATTTTCACGAAGAAAGTGGTTATAATGCAATGTTACGTTTACTAGCTCATTCTAATCCACCAGATGCTGTCTTCGTCGCGAATGACCTAATGGCCCTAGGTGTATTAGAGGTGTTATCAAAAAACAAATCACAAATAGGTATTGTTGGCTACGATGACATTCCATTTATAAAGTATTTGAATCCAAAACTTACTACTGTGAAACAACCTATATATGACATAGGAATAAAGGCCGCACAAATTCTATTAAAAACGATAAATAATAGCTCTGAAACAGTTGATTTTGTTAAAGAATTGATGAAGCCTGAATTAATAATAAGACAAACCAGTCTGAGGGAAAAGGTGAGAAAATGAGTGACATAAACGTTGTTGTTGTTGGTAGCATCAACATGGATCTCGTCATTTTCACTAAAAGGTTTCCTAAGAATGGTGAGACAATCATAGGTAATGATTTTCGAAGAATTCCTGGAGGTAAAGGTGCTAACCAGGCAGTTGCAGCAAAAAGACTTGGTGCGAATGTTGATATCATTGGCTGTGTAGGTGATGATCTATATGGTAAAGAACTTCAGAGTATTTTTGAAAATGAAGGTATTGGAACTGATTATATACATGCCGTACCAAATAAAAATACTGGAGTTGCATTCATAACTGTTAACCAACAGGGAGAGAATTCGATAATCTTATCTCAAGGTTCTAATAGTAACCTTTCTCCTAAACTAATACGTAAAGCAGAACAAGTAATTAAAAAGGCTCACGTATTACTCCTTCAATTAGAAGTTCCAGTTGAGTCTGTTATTGAATCTGTTAAAATAGCAAAGAAATATAAGATACCTATTATACTAAACCCAGCTCCAGCAATTGAACTTAATGCTACATTATTAGAACATATAGACTACCTAACACCTAATGAGACAGAAAGCAAACAAATATTAGGTAGAGATTTTGGAACAAATGAGGAAATAATTAATACGTTAAAAGGAATAGGTGTTAAACATATCATTGTAACATTAGGAGAAAATGGAGTTGTATTCAACAACCATGCTGAGGAAATTATCCAACTTGATGCGCTTAAAGTAAATGCTGTAGATACCACAGGAGCAGGAGATGCTTTTAACGCCGCTTTTGGGGTTTCTATTGCAGAGGGGAAAACCATTACTGAATCAATTCACTTCGCCCAAACAGTAGC encodes:
- a CDS encoding NAD(P)-dependent oxidoreductase, with the translated sequence MKKIGFIGLGTMGLPMAGHLLNNDYEVIAYNRTRNKADSLEKQGAIIASSPEEVAKKSEIVFTMLTADQAVEEVILGEKGIIKGAHADLIVVDSSTISPNTSKKVAENLLNEGIEMLDAPVTGSEPQAIEGILTFMVGGKKEIYEKCEPLFYVMGKQAYYMGENGLGSYTKLANNTMGAINLLSFSEAITMAAKSGVDPELFIKVVSGGGARSGMMDNKGPKVLNRDFSPHFMTDLIYKDLGLAADVAKELELPTPVLSLVKEMFQMARAKGYGGEDMSAVIKLYEELAGIEVKKN
- a CDS encoding ADP-ribosylglycohydrolase family protein yields the protein MTSNVTLRDKFLGCIAGAHIGSAMGAAVEGWSYQKIEETYGTVDRPLSYEHYNNGWKREPGTTEDGIERQKLMITAIIEKQDRVNAEDVKNMWIRDIKPISIGMVSEPFEATLLAMAKSGIPARDLGKYCDYAGLNSFARSCHPIGLINAGDVKGAKEDVLEVGQLYQTSNSRGLKWATVTALSIAAATTPNATVDSVIGAIYDNCDQDLVVKEIDKGLKHTANCTDFRELRVAFDDIYSGKGTPYAFASANEVVTKGISIFRMVKGNLKEAMISGVNLGRDIDCITAVASGISGSLTGVSSLPEEWIKQTDYATSVNIYTNSQRTIKETADGLFDAYQARLARMQNFIKEMASV
- a CDS encoding carbohydrate ABC transporter permease — its product is MSNLTEVTNVKAKASKKTTSMETRIRRAGILFALPWIIGLLAFYAYPLFSSMYYSLTNYNVISPSQWIGFENYITLFNDDLFWKGLKNTLAYALMQVPLAIMFGVTLAMLLNLPVFGQGFLRTVFFLPSLLPVIATTILWQWLLNPQFGLVNAFLEKIGITGPGWLGDTTWSKPSLVIMTLWVLGNSILIYLAGLQDISKDYYEAADIDGANWLQKTFHITIPLLTPVIFFNMIMGVIHALQEFTLPYALTYGTGNPAESLLFYSMYLYNNAFLYMKMGYASAMAWILFVVVMLITVVLLKSSGKWVFYQGDD
- a CDS encoding aldo/keto reductase; its protein translation is MRTIKLGNSTLEVPVISVGCMRINSLEKNKAEHFVQTALDLGANFFDHADIYGAGECEEIFTDAIHMNDNIREKIFLQSKCGIRQGMFDFSKEHILESVDGILKRLNTDYLDVLLLHRPDTLVEPEEVAEAFDTLESSGKVRHFGVSNQNPTQIELLKKSVKQTIVANQLQLSITNANMISNGFNVNMENDSAINRDGSILDYCRLNDITIQPWSPFQYGFFEGVFLGNDKFPELNQKINEVADKYEVSNTTIAIAWLLRHPANMQPVIGTMNESRLKDCCRASEVHLSREEWYGIYRAAGNVLP
- a CDS encoding SDR family NAD(P)-dependent oxidoreductase — translated: MKDHAVYCATKGGVNQLTRVLALEGSSQSINVNAVAPTFT
- a CDS encoding carbohydrate ABC transporter permease — protein: MKTNLVKRIAIPILLLLAAVGFALPFIWMVSTSLKAADQLFVHPPVWIPNPVNWENYVHAVTEIAFFTQFKNSLIIATISTVGVIISCPLVGYTFARLKWKGRDTLFLITLAVMMIPFPVTMVPLFIVWSKLGLVGTFMPLIIPAFFGVPFYIFLMRQFFKQLPRDLEDAARIDGCSEFGIYLRIMLPLCQPAVLTIALFQFMASWNDFLGPLIYLNDETKYTLQLGLQQFRTAQDTAWGPLMAASVLVALPIIFLYFIVQKRFIQGITFGGVKG
- a CDS encoding CarD family transcriptional regulator, whose translation is MEVDYLFQIGDNIVYPMHGAGIIKAIEEKEISGEKQQYYVIKMLISNMQVMIPTVKILSSSIRPVTDIIVLKHIIHTFQHGETDRLLPWKQRYKVNSDKIKSGKIKEGAEVVRDLMRMKKEKALNTSEKKMLDNAHEFLISELGLIKGITENQIKSFC
- a CDS encoding aldo/keto reductase family protein yields the protein MKYRRLGNSGLKVSEIGLGSWLTYGETIGNQNAIDCIHQAYELGINFFDTANAYNRGEAEKVVGEALKSYSRESYVLATKVFFPMGDGPNDRGLSRKHIMEQCNASLKRLGVDYLDLYQCHRFDEETPTEETLRALDDLVQQGKILYYGVSEWTAAQITDAVHITKEKNLRPLVSNQPIYNMLVRYIEKEVLPVSEKEGIGQVVFSPLAQGILTGKYKPSQVIPSNTRAANDNINRWIKSYLNDDVLERVARLEGIANDLGIKLSQLAVAWILRQPGVSSAIVGASRPEQVTENVKASEVELSNDVLTEIESILKEIDGFVPIW